From the genome of Leptolyngbya iicbica LK, one region includes:
- a CDS encoding GNAT family N-acetyltransferase, protein MDCSHIQFRYTDTLNPAQLQQLIELFQAAAFWASDRTAEEMAIAIAHSHPVVTVWDHNRMIGFSRATSDGVFRATIWDVVIHPDYQGAGLGRKVVQTVLSHPLMSRIERVYLMTTNQQAFYERIGFEENQTTTMVLFHREIEPVPSLAAVEVGAREQWVEVE, encoded by the coding sequence ATGGACTGTAGTCACATTCAATTTCGGTATACCGATACCCTGAATCCTGCTCAATTGCAGCAGTTGATTGAACTCTTTCAAGCCGCTGCGTTTTGGGCCAGCGATCGCACTGCCGAAGAGATGGCGATCGCGATCGCCCACAGCCATCCTGTGGTTACCGTGTGGGATCATAATCGGATGATCGGCTTCTCACGGGCCACATCCGACGGTGTGTTTCGCGCCACCATTTGGGATGTCGTTATTCACCCCGACTACCAGGGAGCTGGCCTAGGTCGCAAAGTGGTGCAAACCGTGCTCAGCCATCCCCTCATGAGCCGGATCGAGCGGGTGTATTTAATGACTACTAACCAGCAGGCGTTTTACGAGCGCATCGGGTTTGAAGAAAACCAGACCACTACTATGGTGCTATTTCACCGCGAAATCGAGCCTGTTCCCAGCTTGGCCGCTGTGGAAGTCGGGGCCCGGGAGCAGTGGGTCGAAGTGGAGTAA
- a CDS encoding DUF4079 domain-containing protein has product MNLPSFIWLWRIAAWSMGLTGFLFVSLLAIGGWMRYLRLQGETVPSLDGQTSTFIGLRRLHFALGVGLVLTVLLLLSIGIVGTLGHFGSLGHSAHLPAGLTVVALTMASAWSATQINHPQKPWARSLHLTLNGLLMVALGLVSWSGWLVVQKYLP; this is encoded by the coding sequence TTGAATCTTCCTTCTTTTATCTGGTTATGGCGCATTGCCGCCTGGTCAATGGGACTGACGGGATTTTTATTTGTCAGTTTGCTCGCAATCGGTGGCTGGATGCGTTATTTGCGGCTCCAGGGAGAAACGGTACCGAGTCTTGACGGACAAACATCAACCTTTATCGGGTTGCGGCGTCTCCATTTTGCGCTGGGAGTCGGGCTAGTGCTTACGGTGCTGCTGCTGCTCAGCATTGGCATTGTCGGTACGTTAGGCCATTTTGGCAGTCTCGGGCATTCTGCCCACTTGCCTGCCGGTCTGACTGTCGTAGCACTGACCATGGCCTCGGCTTGGTCGGCTACACAGATTAACCATCCACAAAAACCCTGGGCGAGATCGCTCCACCTGACCCTCAACGGTTTATTAATGGTTGCCCTAGGGCTAGTCTCATGGTCAGGTTGGCTCGTCGTACAGAAATATTTACCGTAG
- a CDS encoding glycosyltransferase family 2 protein: MLLSAVQSVLLLAVIAVALPIGVLAVECVIAAVWPAVRTSTPVLSANTKVAVLMPAHNESGTITPVLQGIQQQLRPQDLLLVIADNCTDDTAAVARATGAQVLERQDTQRRGKGYALDFGIRALAADAPDVVVMMDADCLITGGSLLTLAAQALATDRPVQSRYLFAVPAEPSTKALISAFAITVKNWVRPLGMRQLGLPSLLFGTGMAFPWSVLTTVDLASGHIVEDMKLGFDLAIAGHPPLFAPEVQVMGQLPDNTQAATSQRTRWEHGHLSVLRDYVPQLLGQSLKQRRLDLLALALDLAVPPLTLLVMLWTLTIGLTGLAAVVGLGTLPILVAAMAGGILLIAIASAWLRFARQDIPLSSLLTFAGYLLWKIPLYFKFLVKPQSEWVRTERSQGKSPVQK, from the coding sequence ATGCTGCTATCGGCTGTTCAGAGTGTGCTGCTATTGGCGGTGATCGCGGTGGCGCTGCCCATTGGAGTATTGGCTGTAGAGTGCGTCATCGCCGCTGTGTGGCCGGCCGTTCGGACCTCTACTCCGGTGCTGAGCGCCAACACGAAAGTGGCCGTCTTGATGCCTGCCCACAACGAAAGCGGTACGATCACCCCCGTTTTACAAGGCATTCAGCAGCAATTGCGCCCGCAGGACCTATTGCTCGTGATCGCCGACAACTGCACTGACGACACTGCTGCCGTAGCTCGGGCAACAGGAGCGCAAGTGCTAGAACGGCAAGACACGCAACGTCGAGGCAAAGGCTATGCTCTCGATTTTGGGATTCGTGCTCTCGCTGCCGATGCGCCAGATGTTGTAGTCATGATGGATGCTGACTGTCTGATCACAGGCGGTTCTTTGCTGACGCTGGCGGCCCAAGCACTGGCAACGGATCGCCCCGTTCAGTCTCGTTATCTCTTTGCCGTCCCTGCCGAGCCCAGTACCAAAGCGTTGATTTCCGCCTTTGCCATTACGGTCAAAAACTGGGTGCGCCCCCTTGGGATGCGCCAACTCGGGTTGCCCAGTTTGCTGTTTGGCACGGGCATGGCCTTTCCCTGGTCGGTGCTAACGACGGTAGATCTGGCTAGTGGTCACATTGTGGAAGATATGAAGCTGGGCTTTGATCTGGCGATCGCAGGGCATCCGCCCCTATTTGCCCCAGAGGTGCAAGTCATGGGGCAGTTACCCGATAACACCCAAGCCGCTACCAGTCAGCGAACTCGTTGGGAACACGGCCATCTCAGCGTTTTGCGCGATTATGTGCCGCAACTCTTGGGGCAAAGCCTCAAACAAAGACGCCTGGATTTACTGGCCTTAGCGCTGGATCTGGCTGTGCCGCCATTGACATTGCTGGTGATGCTCTGGACTCTGACAATTGGCCTAACAGGTTTAGCTGCTGTAGTGGGTTTGGGAACGCTGCCGATATTGGTTGCGGCTATGGCAGGGGGAATATTGCTAATTGCGATCGCGTCAGCCTGGCTGCGATTTGCTCGTCAGGATATTCCCCTCAGCAGCTTGCTCACCTTTGCTGGTTACCTGCTTTGGAAGATTCCCCTGTATTTCAAGTTTTTGGTCAAGCCTCAATCGGAATGGGTTCGTACAGAACGTTCCCAAGGTAAGTCACCGGTGCAGAAATAA
- a CDS encoding LmeA family phospholipid-binding protein → MTSIVFGNLPVPGQSGDRVVSKAVTAAISALFRQAEKLEAIVRAEPVAKLFQGSVDGFDFIGKGLLMYSGLRVESMEFYVQSVAIDFGAIFKGQVKLKQATQANMRIELTEEDLNASFNTPFLVEKMQQLTFNGESLTFETVELKVEDDGSLQLDSRVRVGYAAEREKISLKTRLEVENRRRIQFTDVSYGDESTNLDLCQALVEHLNNMLDLDKFALDGMQLRVDQLRLRNQKLTLYGMANITNFPRRTATQAAA, encoded by the coding sequence ATGACATCAATTGTGTTTGGTAATTTGCCAGTGCCCGGTCAGAGCGGCGATCGCGTCGTGAGTAAAGCTGTCACCGCAGCAATCTCGGCGTTGTTCCGGCAGGCCGAGAAATTGGAAGCGATCGTGCGGGCGGAGCCAGTAGCGAAGCTTTTTCAAGGTAGCGTGGACGGTTTTGACTTCATTGGTAAGGGGCTGCTGATGTACAGCGGTCTGCGAGTCGAGTCGATGGAATTCTATGTCCAGTCGGTCGCGATCGACTTTGGCGCAATCTTCAAGGGCCAAGTTAAGTTGAAGCAGGCCACTCAAGCCAATATGCGCATTGAGTTGACCGAAGAAGACCTCAACGCCTCTTTCAACACCCCATTCCTCGTTGAGAAAATGCAGCAGCTCACCTTCAACGGTGAGTCCTTGACCTTTGAAACCGTGGAGCTCAAGGTAGAAGACGACGGGTCGCTCCAGCTGGATAGTCGCGTCCGCGTGGGCTACGCCGCAGAGCGAGAGAAGATCAGCCTAAAGACCCGACTAGAGGTCGAAAACCGTCGTCGCATCCAGTTCACTGATGTCAGCTATGGTGATGAGTCAACCAATTTAGACCTTTGTCAGGCTTTGGTTGAGCATCTCAACAATATGCTGGATTTGGATAAATTTGCGCTGGATGGGATGCAGCTGCGAGTTGATCAACTGCGGTTGCGGAACCAGAAATTGACGTTGTATGGCATGGCCAATATTACGAACTTTCCTCGCCGCACAGCCACACAAGCAGCGGCCTAG
- a CDS encoding pentapeptide repeat-containing protein, which produces MTSPTTPLTSPLDIAAVRAGQHQDLSDAKLAGQDLSGANLVGVNLARADLSGANLTGANLSHSNLRSDLRGANLGGAKLVGADFRNAELQGSILIEARFQNASFAGAFMAGANLSQTNLAGIDFRGADLRGVDLRGAQLEQADFSNANLAGANLADANLEEAILSGAIVRGANFAGANLLCVEGEGVAWEGACLEGAASAGSILDS; this is translated from the coding sequence ATGACTTCGCCTACGACTCCATTGACTTCACCGCTGGATATTGCCGCTGTGCGTGCCGGTCAACATCAAGACCTCAGCGATGCGAAGCTGGCTGGCCAAGATTTGTCAGGAGCCAATCTGGTCGGAGTTAACTTGGCCCGGGCTGACCTTTCAGGAGCTAATTTGACGGGAGCCAATCTGAGTCATAGCAATCTGCGTAGCGACCTACGGGGAGCAAACTTGGGCGGTGCGAAGCTTGTTGGGGCCGATTTCCGTAATGCGGAGCTCCAGGGCTCTATTTTGATCGAAGCCCGATTCCAAAATGCGAGCTTTGCTGGTGCGTTTATGGCGGGGGCCAATCTCAGCCAAACAAATTTGGCGGGTATCGATTTTCGGGGAGCCGACCTGCGTGGCGTAGATCTACGGGGTGCGCAACTGGAACAAGCCGATTTTAGTAATGCTAACTTGGCTGGGGCTAACTTAGCGGATGCCAATCTGGAAGAAGCAATTTTGAGCGGGGCGATCGTCCGTGGCGCAAATTTTGCCGGAGCCAATTTACTCTGTGTCGAAGGGGAAGGCGTAGCGTGGGAAGGAGCCTGTCTTGAAGGCGCAGCCAGCGCAGGTAGTATCCTAGACTCCTAA
- a CDS encoding ferrochelatase produces the protein MVTTTQNIHDNLQASEADSSASPDRVAVLLMGYGEVESYEDFANYNEQALNLLTAKFAPVPTWVYPPMAKLLAVFDLHEWSHQHDKFISPHNAIFEKQRAGVEHELQHRWGDRVKVFKAFNFCKPHLPGQVLEQIKAEGFSKLLIYPLLVVDSIFTSGIAVEQVNNALAELSDGEEHWVKGVRYIPSFFDQPAYLDLMVQMVEEKIAAELAKAYLPSQIGIVLMNHGCPFEAKGFTSGIDESQMLYERVRERLIHRYPLISVGWLNHQTPMIKWTQPNAKLATQNLIDLGAKAIVMMPIGFATENHETLLDVEHIIENVRKKHSDVSFVQMPCVNDHPTFLKMVADWADDQIRDLLEEDALAVNPTLAIAYAQSQPHSHAHEHDHHHGHSHGHEHHHHSH, from the coding sequence TTGGTCACGACTACTCAAAACATTCATGACAATCTTCAGGCGTCTGAGGCAGACTCGTCCGCTAGTCCAGACCGGGTAGCCGTCCTGCTGATGGGCTATGGCGAGGTGGAAAGTTACGAAGACTTCGCGAACTACAACGAACAGGCATTGAATCTGCTGACCGCGAAGTTCGCTCCTGTGCCCACCTGGGTGTATCCCCCCATGGCCAAGCTACTGGCTGTCTTTGACCTACATGAGTGGAGTCATCAGCACGATAAATTTATCTCGCCTCACAATGCCATTTTTGAGAAGCAGCGCGCGGGGGTAGAACACGAACTACAACACCGCTGGGGCGATCGCGTCAAAGTCTTCAAAGCGTTCAACTTTTGCAAGCCGCACTTGCCCGGTCAAGTATTGGAGCAAATCAAAGCGGAAGGTTTCAGCAAACTGCTCATCTACCCGTTGTTGGTGGTGGATTCTATCTTCACCAGCGGCATCGCTGTCGAGCAGGTCAATAACGCCTTAGCCGAGCTGAGCGATGGTGAAGAGCATTGGGTCAAAGGCGTGCGCTACATTCCCTCCTTCTTTGACCAACCAGCCTATCTGGATCTGATGGTGCAGATGGTGGAAGAAAAAATCGCAGCGGAACTTGCTAAAGCCTATCTCCCCTCTCAAATCGGCATCGTTTTGATGAACCACGGCTGTCCCTTTGAGGCGAAAGGGTTCACCTCTGGCATCGATGAAAGTCAAATGCTGTATGAGCGGGTGCGAGAACGCCTAATTCATCGCTATCCGCTGATTTCAGTCGGTTGGCTAAATCATCAAACCCCCATGATTAAGTGGACGCAGCCCAACGCTAAGCTCGCGACGCAAAACCTCATCGATTTGGGTGCTAAGGCGATCGTCATGATGCCCATTGGCTTTGCGACCGAAAACCATGAGACGCTGCTAGATGTCGAGCACATCATTGAAAACGTCCGTAAAAAGCACTCAGATGTCAGCTTTGTGCAAATGCCCTGCGTTAATGATCATCCGACATTCTTGAAGATGGTGGCTGATTGGGCTGACGATCAGATTCGGGACTTGTTGGAAGAAGATGCTTTGGCGGTGAATCCCACATTGGCGATCGCCTACGCCCAGTCGCAGCCTCACAGCCATGCCCATGAGCATGATCACCATCACGGCCATAGCCACGGTCACGAGCATCATCACCACAGCCATTAA
- a CDS encoding HD domain-containing phosphohydrolase has translation MDSNSTLNQLKAALPPGQMPSSYRVYFKSTLIALCHALEDHILKSTAQHPAQEPLVLVTFQEGKWYMQEADRYLSIAQNSAAVAIAACADSGFEQHPTGQLDNVSLIELSRDDSLANEWNLIIVAPGYTAMVLCHELSPEEYQADTQPRNDVERKFYGLWTFDRAAVEATATILIERMRPYNAALADRLTALQQQMSTSPDSIPIDLTSVVSRIVNYLQDSQEHLITASRQAQELWELEGHALRVNRNMTANKLQAFLRMAQRVDERDQDNPLASLQVAALAETLGQILDLPTIRLRRLRLAGLLFRIGLAEAPLEVFKQPASQLRESELVTWNNRAYLGGQLLGAMAELEPVRLIVSHQLENWDGSGRPDGLRGEAIPLESRILQLVAHFQELTQARGDRPALSLSDALNKCLQHSGTRFDPTLLEHLSTIVRLTEIGMMQLPERPSQLPKVWLEESLSPVN, from the coding sequence ATGGATTCGAATTCAACGCTCAACCAACTCAAAGCTGCGCTCCCCCCGGGGCAGATGCCCTCTAGCTACCGCGTTTACTTTAAGAGCACACTGATTGCACTGTGTCATGCTCTAGAAGATCACATTCTCAAGAGCACAGCTCAGCATCCCGCCCAAGAGCCTTTGGTACTGGTGACCTTCCAAGAAGGGAAATGGTACATGCAGGAGGCCGATCGCTATCTGAGCATTGCTCAAAATTCAGCGGCGGTCGCGATCGCTGCCTGTGCCGATAGTGGTTTTGAGCAGCATCCCACCGGGCAACTAGATAACGTATCGCTGATTGAGTTGTCCCGCGATGACAGCTTGGCCAATGAATGGAATCTCATCATTGTGGCTCCCGGTTATACCGCCATGGTGCTCTGCCACGAATTGTCACCCGAAGAGTATCAGGCCGATACCCAGCCCCGTAACGATGTTGAACGCAAGTTTTATGGATTGTGGACCTTTGACCGAGCAGCAGTTGAGGCCACTGCCACAATTTTGATTGAGCGGATGCGTCCCTATAATGCCGCGCTAGCTGATCGCTTGACGGCCTTGCAGCAGCAGATGAGCACCTCCCCCGACTCCATCCCAATTGATTTAACGAGCGTGGTATCGCGCATTGTGAACTATCTGCAAGATAGTCAAGAGCATCTCATTACTGCCAGTCGTCAAGCGCAGGAACTTTGGGAGCTGGAAGGTCACGCATTGCGGGTTAATCGCAACATGACCGCCAACAAGCTGCAAGCCTTTTTGCGTATGGCTCAGCGCGTCGATGAGCGGGATCAAGATAATCCTCTCGCGTCTTTACAAGTAGCCGCCCTGGCGGAAACCCTTGGGCAAATATTAGATTTGCCGACCATTCGCCTGCGTCGACTACGCCTAGCCGGATTGCTATTTCGCATTGGGCTGGCCGAAGCGCCCTTAGAAGTGTTTAAACAGCCCGCCAGTCAGCTCCGCGAGTCAGAATTGGTTACATGGAATAATCGGGCGTATTTGGGTGGGCAGTTACTCGGAGCGATGGCTGAGCTAGAGCCAGTACGCCTGATCGTCAGCCATCAGCTGGAGAACTGGGATGGCAGCGGTCGTCCCGATGGCCTGCGCGGTGAAGCAATCCCGTTGGAGTCGCGTATTTTGCAGCTGGTTGCTCACTTTCAAGAACTGACTCAGGCGCGGGGAGATCGCCCCGCTTTGTCACTGAGCGATGCCCTCAACAAATGTCTTCAACATAGCGGGACACGATTTGACCCCACGCTGCTAGAGCATTTGTCAACCATTGTGCGATTGACCGAAATCGGTATGATGCAACTGCCTGAACGGCCCAGCCAACTTCCCAAAGTGTGGCTAGAAGAATCCCTATCTCCTGTCAATTAA
- a CDS encoding DUF3120 domain-containing protein has translation MHDSTYFNTIALKIPAIVSGPSEFLALPSKRLATAIDALLLNPRSAGGGITLGIFLVSVPVFFEAPLVRTAPWLCVALTAVWVWLGEQCRQRPRTIFVGELCIGLSWSWLAGAIYWGWFRWEPLWHLPIESIGLPIALWGLYRGRHQVGHWFYLGSLLGTAVTDLYFYRLHLMPYWRAMMVAPPTDGMAIVQAAFAQIKTLEGIVFAVICAAFLLLLAWVSGRSRQRPYWVFSGTLVGTLLVDSLFVVLASLP, from the coding sequence ATGCACGATTCGACTTATTTCAATACGATCGCTCTCAAGATTCCGGCGATCGTTTCGGGGCCATCTGAGTTTCTGGCACTCCCCTCCAAACGTCTTGCCACCGCGATCGATGCCCTTTTACTCAATCCCCGTTCAGCTGGCGGCGGCATTACCTTGGGTATTTTCCTGGTATCGGTGCCCGTTTTTTTTGAAGCCCCCCTGGTGAGAACTGCTCCGTGGCTATGTGTGGCACTAACAGCAGTGTGGGTTTGGCTCGGCGAGCAATGTCGCCAGCGGCCTCGCACTATCTTTGTAGGCGAACTCTGTATTGGATTAAGTTGGAGTTGGCTGGCTGGAGCCATTTACTGGGGCTGGTTTCGATGGGAACCGCTATGGCATTTACCGATCGAATCGATTGGCTTGCCGATCGCTCTCTGGGGGCTCTACCGAGGGCGGCATCAGGTCGGACATTGGTTTTACCTCGGCTCGCTGCTTGGCACTGCCGTCACCGATCTGTATTTTTACCGTCTGCACCTCATGCCTTATTGGCGGGCCATGATGGTTGCGCCCCCGACCGACGGCATGGCCATCGTGCAAGCCGCCTTTGCCCAGATTAAAACCCTAGAAGGGATTGTATTCGCGGTCATCTGTGCGGCTTTTCTGCTGCTGTTAGCCTGGGTCAGCGGCCGATCGCGTCAGCGACCATACTGGGTGTTTAGCGGCACTTTGGTCGGTACATTACTGGTCGACAGTCTGTTTGTGGTGTTAGCCAGCTTGCCATAG
- a CDS encoding methyltransferase domain-containing protein produces the protein MSVPLSSSADRDPLSADFWEGRYQNGTARWDLGKPAPALVDLLTSSDGPQPGRAVVLGSGSGHDAVLFAQHGFEVTGVDFAPAAIAAASQRAANAQVAVDWLQHNIFDLVPTYAQQFDYVVEHTCFCALEPNLREPYVQLVHQLLKPGGQLIGVFFTHSRPGGPPFGSQPDELRRLFGPHFELRHLAVTPHSVRDRLGEEHLGLFDKR, from the coding sequence ATGTCTGTCCCCCTGTCTTCTTCTGCGGATCGCGATCCCCTGTCGGCCGATTTTTGGGAAGGTCGATATCAAAACGGTACGGCTCGTTGGGACCTGGGAAAACCCGCACCGGCCTTGGTGGATTTATTGACATCTTCTGATGGGCCGCAGCCGGGGCGAGCGGTGGTGCTAGGTAGCGGCAGTGGCCATGACGCGGTGTTGTTTGCCCAACACGGGTTTGAGGTGACAGGGGTGGACTTTGCGCCAGCGGCGATCGCCGCTGCTAGCCAGCGAGCCGCCAATGCTCAGGTGGCGGTTGATTGGCTCCAACACAATATTTTCGACCTGGTGCCGACCTATGCTCAGCAGTTTGATTATGTGGTCGAGCACACCTGCTTTTGTGCGCTAGAGCCGAACTTGCGAGAGCCTTACGTTCAGCTCGTGCATCAATTGCTCAAGCCGGGTGGTCAATTGATTGGCGTATTCTTCACCCACAGCCGCCCAGGAGGGCCGCCATTTGGCAGTCAGCCGGACGAATTGCGTCGGCTCTTTGGCCCGCACTTTGAGCTGCGTCACCTCGCAGTAACGCCGCACTCTGTTCGCGATCGCCTCGGCGAGGAACATCTAGGCCTGTTTGATAAACGCTAG
- the secA gene encoding preprotein translocase subunit SecA, whose translation MLKALLGDPNARKLKRYKPDVVEINLLEEEIQPLSDEDLAAKTGEFRQRLEKGESLDDILTEAFAVVREASRRVLGMRHFDVQLIGGMVLHEGQIAEMKTGEGKTLVATLPSYLNALTGKGAHVVTVNDYLARRDAEWMGQVHRFLGLEVGLIQQGMSPTERKKNYGCDITYGTNSEFGFDYLRDNMATSIEDVVQRPFNFCVIDEVDSILIDEARTPLIISGQVERPSEKYTKAAEVASQLKADDHYEVDEKARNVLLTDEGFILAEELLGVQDLFDPKDPWAHYIFNAIKGKELFVKDVNYIVRNDEVVIVDEFTGRVMPGRRWSDGLHQAIEAKEHVDIQPETQTLASITYQNFFLLYPKLSGMTGTAKTEEAEFEKIYDLEVTIIDTNRPSRRQDLADVVYKTEMAKWKALAGECAEMHETGRPVLVGTTSVEKSELLSALLAERDIPHNLLNAKPENVEREAEIVAQAGRGGAVTIATNMAGRGTDIILGGNADYMARLKVREYLMPRIVKPEDDEELMISVPGAAKGRNKAQGFGDGKKKVKTWKASPDIFPTELSAETENFLKETVDLAVDTYGDRSLPELEAEDKVAIAAEKAPTDDPVLQKLREAYNRVLAEYEAYTDAEHDKVVEAGGLHVIGTERHESRRVDNQLRGRAGRQGDPGSTRFFLSLEDNLLRIFGGDRVAGLMNMFRVEEDMPIESGMLTRSLEGAQKKVETYYYDIRKQVFEYDEVMNNQRRAIYAERRRVLEGQDLKELVITYAVRTMDDIVNAYINPELPPEEWKLPEMVDKVKEFVYLLSDLEPSQLEDLSFGEIKTFLHEQVRTAYDIKEAQVDQAKPGLMREAERFFILQQIDTLWREHLQQMDALRETVGLRGYGQKDPLIEYKSEGYEVFLDMMTGIRRNVVYTMFQFQPQTKPQVKTSQEVG comes from the coding sequence ATGCTCAAAGCTCTGCTTGGTGATCCAAACGCTCGTAAACTTAAGCGCTACAAGCCCGATGTAGTGGAAATCAACTTGCTGGAAGAAGAAATCCAGCCGTTGTCAGATGAAGATTTGGCCGCCAAGACCGGAGAATTTCGGCAGCGCTTAGAAAAAGGCGAATCTCTCGACGATATCCTCACCGAAGCCTTCGCCGTGGTACGCGAAGCCTCACGACGAGTGCTGGGGATGCGACACTTTGATGTGCAGCTCATTGGCGGCATGGTGCTCCATGAGGGGCAAATTGCCGAGATGAAAACGGGTGAAGGGAAAACTCTAGTAGCGACCCTGCCCAGCTACTTGAATGCACTCACGGGCAAAGGTGCCCACGTCGTCACCGTGAACGATTACCTGGCTCGTCGAGATGCCGAATGGATGGGCCAAGTGCATCGCTTCTTGGGCTTAGAAGTGGGCTTGATTCAGCAAGGCATGAGCCCAACCGAACGCAAGAAAAACTACGGCTGCGACATCACCTACGGCACCAATAGCGAGTTCGGTTTTGACTACCTGCGCGACAACATGGCGACATCCATTGAGGATGTGGTGCAGCGTCCTTTCAACTTCTGCGTCATCGATGAAGTGGATTCCATCCTGATTGACGAAGCGCGGACCCCCTTAATTATTTCAGGTCAGGTCGAGCGACCCAGCGAGAAGTACACCAAGGCCGCCGAAGTGGCGAGTCAACTCAAAGCTGACGATCACTACGAAGTCGATGAAAAAGCCCGCAACGTCCTGTTGACTGACGAAGGCTTTATTTTGGCGGAAGAGCTGTTGGGCGTTCAGGATTTGTTCGATCCCAAAGATCCCTGGGCTCACTACATCTTCAATGCCATTAAGGGTAAGGAACTTTTCGTCAAAGATGTGAACTACATTGTGCGCAACGATGAAGTCGTCATTGTGGACGAGTTTACCGGACGGGTGATGCCCGGTCGGCGCTGGAGTGACGGCCTGCACCAAGCGATCGAAGCTAAAGAGCATGTCGACATTCAACCTGAGACTCAAACCCTCGCCAGCATCACTTATCAGAATTTCTTTTTGCTGTATCCCAAGCTGTCGGGGATGACGGGCACCGCCAAGACCGAAGAAGCGGAATTCGAGAAAATCTACGACCTGGAAGTCACGATCATCGACACCAACCGCCCCTCACGCCGTCAAGATTTGGCGGATGTGGTCTACAAGACGGAGATGGCCAAGTGGAAAGCGCTGGCCGGTGAATGTGCCGAGATGCACGAAACCGGACGTCCGGTGCTGGTCGGGACTACCAGCGTGGAAAAATCGGAGCTCTTGTCAGCGCTACTGGCAGAGCGCGACATTCCCCACAACTTGCTGAACGCAAAACCTGAGAACGTCGAGCGGGAAGCCGAAATCGTCGCTCAGGCAGGGCGCGGTGGGGCGGTGACGATCGCCACTAATATGGCGGGTCGCGGGACTGACATCATCCTTGGCGGTAACGCCGACTATATGGCGCGGCTCAAGGTGCGGGAATATCTGATGCCCCGCATTGTGAAGCCTGAAGACGATGAAGAGCTGATGATTTCCGTGCCAGGAGCGGCCAAAGGGCGCAACAAAGCACAAGGGTTTGGCGATGGCAAAAAGAAAGTCAAAACCTGGAAAGCGTCTCCCGATATCTTCCCCACTGAGTTATCAGCCGAGACCGAAAACTTCTTAAAGGAGACGGTAGATCTCGCGGTCGACACCTATGGCGATCGCAGTCTGCCAGAACTGGAAGCCGAAGATAAGGTCGCGATCGCAGCCGAAAAAGCCCCTACGGATGATCCCGTCTTGCAAAAGCTGCGGGAAGCCTACAATCGGGTGCTGGCCGAATACGAAGCTTACACCGATGCCGAACACGATAAGGTCGTAGAAGCAGGCGGGCTGCACGTTATTGGTACCGAGCGTCATGAGTCACGCCGCGTCGACAACCAGCTACGGGGTCGGGCCGGACGACAGGGCGATCCCGGTTCAACTCGCTTCTTCCTCAGCTTGGAAGATAACCTGCTGCGAATTTTTGGCGGCGATCGCGTTGCGGGCCTGATGAACATGTTCCGCGTAGAGGAAGACATGCCGATCGAGTCCGGCATGTTAACTCGCTCGTTAGAAGGAGCCCAGAAAAAAGTCGAGACCTACTACTACGACATTCGGAAACAGGTCTTTGAATATGACGAGGTGATGAATAATCAGCGCCGGGCCATTTATGCCGAGCGGCGACGAGTGCTTGAGGGTCAAGACCTGAAAGAACTCGTGATTACCTATGCTGTGCGGACAATGGATGACATTGTCAACGCCTACATTAACCCCGAATTGCCGCCAGAAGAGTGGAAGCTGCCAGAGATGGTGGACAAGGTGAAGGAATTTGTTTACCTGCTTTCCGACCTGGAACCCAGTCAGCTCGAAGACCTCTCTTTTGGTGAAATCAAAACCTTCTTGCACGAACAAGTGCGGACGGCCTACGACATCAAAGAAGCCCAGGTCGATCAGGCAAAACCGGGTCTCATGCGGGAAGCCGAGCGCTTCTTCATCCTCCAGCAGATTGATACGCTCTGGCGTGAGCACCTGCAGCAAATGGATGCCCTGCGAGAAACCGTAGGTCTGCGGGGCTATGGCCAAAAAGACCCGCTGATTGAGTACAAGAGCGAAGGCTACGAAGTCTTCCTGGACATGATGACTGGTATTCGACGCAACGTGGTTTACACCATGTTCCAGTTCCAGCCCCAAACGAAGCCCCAGGTGAAGACTTCTCAAGAAGTCGGCTAA